From the Sphingomonas phyllosphaerae 5.2 genome, one window contains:
- a CDS encoding arylesterase: protein MLMHPSPYVLALGDSLTAGYGLPATASFTAKLQHALRERHPTAVVQNAGVSGDTTADALQRLPRLLSSLVRKPDLAIVELGANDLLRGIAPVQTRSNLNQILSMLTSCGIAALLATFEVPPFFEAFAARYEGMFADVATRHGADQAPFFPPGVMGNPQLTLPDRLHPNGKAIEMVVAHLLPSVVAVLDRQCRK, encoded by the coding sequence ATGCTCATGCATCCATCGCCCTATGTGCTCGCGCTTGGAGATAGCCTGACGGCTGGCTACGGCCTGCCGGCCACCGCGTCGTTCACCGCGAAGCTGCAACATGCCCTGCGAGAGCGACATCCGACCGCCGTTGTGCAAAATGCCGGCGTGTCCGGCGATACCACCGCGGATGCGCTGCAAAGGCTTCCCCGCCTGCTAAGCAGCCTCGTCCGCAAGCCCGATCTTGCGATTGTCGAGCTTGGCGCGAACGACCTGCTACGCGGTATCGCCCCTGTTCAAACCAGGTCCAATCTGAACCAGATTCTTTCCATGCTCACATCGTGCGGCATCGCCGCTTTGTTGGCGACCTTCGAGGTTCCGCCCTTTTTCGAGGCGTTTGCGGCGCGCTACGAGGGAATGTTCGCCGACGTCGCGACAAGGCATGGCGCCGACCAGGCTCCGTTCTTCCCACCCGGCGTCATGGGAAACCCTCAATTGACCCTGCCGGACCGCCTGCACCCGAACGGCAAGGCGATCGAGATGGTCGTAGCGCATCTTTTGCCGAGTGTCGTCGCAGTGCTCGACCGTCAGTGCCGCAAGTGA
- a CDS encoding glutathione S-transferase N-terminal domain-containing protein, with protein MKLYFSPGACSLSGHIALHEAGLTFEHEKVDLKAKKTEDGEDFLTINPKGYVPALTLDSGETITENVAILDWIAHQDGALKPAGAMGHTHLLQALAYISTEIHKGFKPFFAGGGEDEKAKAGETIVRRMTWLADTMEGDYLLGDTVSAADCYLFVMLLWAQKNGIEVPAKLEKLRDRMMERPAVRKAMTHEGLIQA; from the coding sequence ATGAAGCTCTATTTTTCACCCGGCGCCTGCAGCCTGTCCGGCCATATCGCGCTGCATGAAGCCGGGCTCACCTTCGAGCACGAGAAGGTCGATCTGAAAGCCAAGAAGACCGAAGACGGTGAGGACTTCCTGACCATCAATCCCAAAGGCTATGTGCCGGCGCTGACGCTGGACAGCGGCGAAACGATCACCGAGAACGTCGCTATCCTCGATTGGATCGCCCATCAGGACGGCGCGCTGAAACCCGCCGGCGCGATGGGGCACACGCATCTGCTCCAGGCACTCGCCTATATCTCGACCGAGATCCACAAGGGGTTCAAACCCTTCTTCGCAGGTGGTGGCGAAGACGAGAAAGCGAAGGCAGGCGAGACGATCGTCCGGCGGATGACCTGGCTCGCCGATACGATGGAAGGTGACTATTTGTTGGGCGACACCGTGAGCGCCGCCGACTGCTATCTATTTGTCATGCTGCTGTGGGCACAAAAGAACGGGATCGAGGTGCCCGCCAAACTCGAGAAATTGCGTGACCGGATGATGGAGCGTCCTGCGGTGCGAAAGGCAATGACGCACGAAGGACTGATCCAGGCCTGA